One Caulobacter segnis genomic window carries:
- a CDS encoding ester cyclase encodes MESLAERRMQVVRDHMALECVHDWDAVIATFDHPRYEMYGSGAVFDGEAAVRGYFAASRTPFPDQGNEIIAIAHAGDTVLVEFWLTGTHLGPLRLGERTVEPTGKPFRIRMAASFEFPPGGDRIICERPYYDQFAVLRALELA; translated from the coding sequence ATGGAAAGTCTCGCCGAACGCCGCATGCAGGTGGTGCGTGACCACATGGCCCTGGAGTGCGTGCATGACTGGGACGCGGTGATCGCCACCTTCGACCACCCCCGTTATGAGATGTACGGGAGCGGCGCGGTGTTCGACGGCGAGGCGGCGGTGCGCGGCTACTTCGCCGCCTCGCGCACGCCATTCCCCGACCAGGGCAACGAGATCATCGCCATCGCCCACGCGGGCGACACGGTTCTGGTCGAGTTCTGGCTGACGGGCACGCACCTGGGTCCGCTGAGGCTGGGCGAGCGAACGGTCGAACCGACCGGCAAGCCGTTCCGCATCCGCATGGCCGCCAGCTTCGAGTTCCCGCCCGGCGGCGACCGGATCATCTGCGAGCGACCCTATTACGACCAGTTCGCGGTGCTGCGGGCGCTGGAGCTGGCGTAG
- a CDS encoding DUF1674 domain-containing protein, which produces MGAPLGAAPGKDLTPAARRALEEAAARRAVEQAAALPPEKGGRDGPEPTRFGDWEKKGVAVDF; this is translated from the coding sequence CTGGGCGCCCCTTTGGGCGCCGCCCCCGGCAAGGACCTGACCCCCGCCGCCCGGCGCGCGCTGGAAGAGGCCGCCGCCCGCCGCGCGGTCGAGCAGGCCGCGGCCCTGCCGCCCGAAAAGGGCGGCCGCGACGGCCCCGAGCCGACCCGCTTCGGCGACTGGGAGAAGAAGGGCGTCGCCGTCGACTTCTGA
- a CDS encoding RsmB/NOP family class I SAM-dependent RNA methyltransferase has product MTQELNDGLPAREAALTLIDAALSRRGGIDEAASANGFRFLEPRERAFARALAMAVLRHLGPIDRALAAKLQKAPPDRVMHLLRLGAAQAFHLEVPAFAAVATSVELAGANKASRPFKGLVNAVLRGLLRDGPPSDDPTLLAPPWLYARWVAAFGEATAREIAGQIAIEPATDLSLKPGADVAALAEALEAEALDGGSLRLRRKGDVAAWPGFEDGTWWVQDAAAAVPARLLAIKPGDKVLDLCAAPGGKTLQLAATGVEVVALDRSAARLKRVTENLARTHLEAEIVAADAAVWEDDRTFDAILLDAPCSATGTFRRHPDVLWAARPGDVASLATVQARILDSAADRLKPGGQLVYCVCSLEPEEGEAQVEAFLARRADMALDPIAAGEGGSAGFPEASLTPRGTLRLLPHHRDGGQDGFFAARFRKV; this is encoded by the coding sequence GTGACTCAAGAATTGAACGACGGCCTCCCCGCTCGGGAGGCCGCCTTGACCCTGATCGACGCGGCCCTGTCGCGTCGCGGCGGCATCGACGAAGCCGCCTCCGCCAACGGTTTCCGCTTCCTGGAGCCGCGTGAGCGCGCGTTCGCCCGCGCCCTGGCCATGGCCGTGCTGCGCCACCTGGGCCCCATCGACCGCGCCCTGGCCGCCAAGCTGCAGAAGGCCCCGCCCGACCGGGTGATGCACCTGCTGCGTCTGGGCGCCGCGCAAGCCTTCCACCTGGAGGTCCCGGCCTTCGCCGCCGTGGCGACCTCGGTGGAGCTGGCCGGCGCCAACAAGGCCAGCCGCCCGTTCAAGGGCCTGGTCAACGCCGTGCTGCGCGGCCTGCTGCGCGACGGCCCGCCCAGTGACGACCCGACCCTGCTGGCCCCGCCCTGGCTCTACGCCCGCTGGGTGGCCGCGTTCGGCGAGGCCACGGCCCGCGAGATCGCCGGCCAGATCGCCATCGAGCCGGCCACCGACCTCTCGCTGAAGCCCGGCGCCGACGTCGCCGCCCTGGCCGAGGCGCTCGAGGCCGAGGCCCTGGACGGCGGATCCTTGCGCCTGCGCCGCAAGGGCGACGTGGCCGCCTGGCCCGGCTTCGAGGACGGGACCTGGTGGGTGCAGGACGCCGCCGCCGCCGTCCCCGCCCGCCTGCTGGCCATCAAGCCCGGCGACAAGGTCCTGGACCTGTGCGCCGCGCCGGGCGGCAAGACCCTGCAGCTGGCCGCGACCGGCGTCGAGGTCGTGGCCCTGGACCGCTCGGCCGCCCGCCTCAAGCGCGTGACCGAGAACCTGGCCCGCACCCATCTCGAGGCCGAGATCGTCGCCGCCGACGCCGCCGTCTGGGAGGACGACCGGACCTTCGACGCCATCCTGCTGGACGCCCCGTGCAGCGCCACCGGCACCTTCCGCCGCCATCCGGACGTGCTGTGGGCCGCCCGCCCCGGCGACGTCGCCAGCCTGGCGACCGTCCAGGCCCGCATCCTCGACAGCGCCGCCGACCGCCTGAAGCCCGGCGGCCAGCTGGTCTATTGCGTCTGCTCGCTGGAGCCCGAGGAGGGCGAGGCCCAGGTCGAGGCCTTCCTCGCCCGCCGCGCGGACATGGCGCTGGACCCGATCGCGGCCGGCGAAGGCGGGTCGGCGGGGTTCCCCGAGGCCAGCCTGACCCCGCGCGGGACCCTGCGCCTGCTGCCGCATCACCGCGACGGCGGCCAGGACGGCTTCTTCGCGGCCCGATTCCGCAAGGTTTAG